In one Solanum dulcamara chromosome 1, daSolDulc1.2, whole genome shotgun sequence genomic region, the following are encoded:
- the LOC129903693 gene encoding probable steroid-binding protein 3, whose translation MTTVRAATTETIFEYTGLSPTVFFTIVAMMVVTYKVVCGMFVSADDFVPVKTQPLHLGDMTEEELSAYNGFDSEKPLLMAIKGQIYDVSTSKMFYGPGGAYAMFIGRDASRALALLSFKPEDINGNLEGLSDAELEILQDWECKFMEKYAQVGQLVPKKTLTENIED comes from the exons ATGACGACGGTACGGGCGGCAACGACAGAGACCATCTTCGAGTACACGGGGTTATCGCCGACGGTGTTCTTCACCATTGTAGCAATGATGGTGGTGACTTACAAAGTGGTTTGTGGCATGTTCGTCTCTGCTGACGACTTTGTCCCTGTCAAAACACAGCCTCTCCATCTCGGTGACATGACGGAAGAGGAGCTTAGCGCTTATAATGGCTTTGACTCAGAAAAACCATTGTTGATGGCTATCAAAGGACAGATCTACGACGTTTCTACCTCCAA GATGTTCTATGGTCCTGGTGGTGCATATGCAATGTTTATTGGAAGAGATGCAAGCCGAGCCTTGGCTCTGTTATCATTCAAACCTGAAGATATTAATGGGAACCTTGAAGGCCTTAGTGATGCTGAACTTGAAATTCTGCAAGACTGGGAATGTAAATTTATGGAGAAGTACGCCCAGGTGGGGCAGCTTGTTCCAAAGAAAACACTAACTGAGAATATAGAAGATTAA